The genome window GCCGAGTGTTAATCCTTATAGCCAACCGCCACAGCCAGGTGCTAATCCCTACAGCCAACCTGCACGGTTTAACTCTGGGAACCTATCACGGCAGGGTTCTCTTGTTCCAGTTTCTTCACAGGGTGCTCACCAGATCACAAATTCACCCGCtgtacaaaataataatgatttcctAAGTGGCTTAATTTCAGAACCAGGGTCAAAGCCAGCACAGACGGTCACTCCCACATCAATGGGAGCACTTGCTATAGTTCCACAACCCTCAAAGGATAAATTCGAGCTTAAGTCGGCGGTTTGGGCTGATACATTAGGCAGAGGATTGGTGAATTTGAACATATCTGGACGTAAGTAAACATTCTTCTTCTCTAAAAATTGTCATCAAGTATGTCCTTTCTGCATGATCTAACTTTATTGTTTTCGGTATGCAGCAAAAACAAATCCGTTGGCTGATATTGGAGTCGACTTTGATGCTCTAAATCGtactatatctttataaatttaaaaaaattaaatcaattttttctaattttttagggaataaaatacaattttatcatatattagtTTAAGGAATTATTTTAAGGAAATTGATCGGTTTAGAATGTGTTACAATGGTTAGTTTAAGGAAATTACGCTGATTAattcccttttttatttctgaAAGTCcacttaatttctttttttagtaAGGGCCATTAATATTTTTGCTATCCacaatattattttgattgatattATTAGCAACAATTATGTAGTGGATAATAGCTTTTTAGACGTACGACTCATCCACTTTTTATTTGTGAAGGGTTGGCAAGTAAATTTCGATATATTCTAAGggaataaaataagattacgAATTATATGACAAAAATAGCTACTGGagatttaaatacaatttacaCTTTTAAAGAGCCTCCAACGAGTGTTCCAATATTATTGTTGGTTGATCTTCAAGAACTCGTAATCATGAGACTTTCTCATTAGAGTTACGTTGAAAAGTTGAtttctgctatttttttaccaaaagaaaaatatttttggtaccCATATAGATAAACTAGGTGTTAAAAAGACGGGTATCATTTAAGATGTTGAAGCCACCCGTTTTTTTAAGGTGAAAGGTTTTATAACGTTAAGGATTGAAATGGgcctaaaaaaatatttaaagaccAAAATGAGAAAAACGATATAATTTAaggacaaaaaattaaatttttttatttcccccctttttttgtaattacaaccttaaaaattccatttttagaaaaacaaacCTACATGCTCTTTCGTTtctaattgaaataattaatttttaactttttaaactaactaataacattgtaaaaatatacgatcaaattatgttaaaaagtaaagtttttaaactaaaaatgagaaaaagcatagtagagggactaaacCCTATATTGGACCCCtttttataatgtaaattaGGAGATTTGGTAGCAAGTGTCTATGACCTCTCAAGTTCCAGAATGGGCTGCATAGAGCAGCAATAGGAGCTTCAACTCTCTAACAGGTTCTGATGCTTCTATTAAAACATGGTTTAAAGAACACAGAAATCAGGAAATTAGAGTTTGAATAATCAAATGTTCACACAAATTCCAACTTAAAACATGCTACCCTTACATTTCAACTTCAAATACGAAACTCTAGTTTGGATAATAATTACAATCAGCATTACATGTAATAAAATACTGTGTTCTCCGCCAAAGAAAAGTGGTAGTTTTGGAGAATATTCACCTCAACGCCACCTTAGTCCTCCCAATCTGAAGTGAAATTGTTGTCGTGGACACCTAAAATGGACAATGAAGTTACATCCAGTATATTCCAAAGCCAAATCTAAACAGGGCTCACCACACTCACTGCAGTTCGGATAGTAATAAATCTTCTTAACAATAGTGGCAGGATGCTCATGAATGTCCTCACAGACTTTAATGATACTCCCGAGTTTGAGAAATGCATATTTACCAACAACACAATTGACATGAGCAGAAGTATCACATGTTGCACAATGATAAAACCAAAGGTTTGGGTCTCGACTTTCTTCACAAACATCACAAAAATGACTTTCAGAATAATTGTTATCATCATGATAAGTGACTGAAAGAAGATGTTTATCATTTTTGGGTTGGGATGTAATAGGCAACGAAAAACACCTATGATGTAAAGAAAAATCACAATCCTTACAACGTGTCAAACACTATACTATTGCATAAGAACAGAGAACAAATTGATAAAGATGAATTTACTAAGAGAATTGTTTAGTATTCTTTATCTACTTGAATCAATACACTGCTAgtgtttatatatttgttttcttgAGTAACTGCTGCTAACCAACTATATACTAGACTAAGTAACAGAATGATCTAACAGACTAACAACCTCTATACTTTAACATTCACCCAGCTTCTAAATAGGTAAAATCCGAAGTAAACTTCGAAATCGAGCAAAAATAGAGACAGACAATGGTTTTGTGAGAATATAATagttaacccaaattaaaatgtaacttgagacaaataaaaataagttaaccCAACTCGCCATGACCTCCTCTCAAAGCTtgacttcaaattttttaagcTTTGGTTAGTGGGGTTAAATTTCACCCTCCAATTTCCCTTGAATTGATACAACAACAAATTCTGATAAATTGCACCACAAGGCATCCTATGATTGGTCCATATAGCAAGTAATGTCAAATTTTGATAGAAGTATCACATTGattgacaaaattaaagttcaagtattaaatttgatattttgaaagtaGAATCACCATTAGAAGATTCGATAAATTACAAGaagcattttagtcattttcccATATGTAATATGATTTATCTAAACATGTACTGTCTAATTCAAGTAATATAATGCAGTTTTTTGCAGTGTTTGGTTTTTCATACTTGTATCCTATCATTgtgagtatgtatatatatttggtagGTCCCTTTATTATAGGAATCGGATCAAATTAATATCTCTACTATTACATCggttaatttagtccctatattattACAAAGAATTAAGTAAGATCAATTTTCAAAAGAgttaatatttactatttaaaaatgtttttttttatgattttgtagataaaatgttttatttggaGTTGATTTgtagatgaaaaataatttctatgATAATTTTCGAACCGTAAATATTGACTCTTTTCCACTTTAGTCTTATTGGGTGCATTCCACTTTCTAACGATTTTGTAATTAACTTCGGTAATTTTTCTTGGTCTCTTATGGCATTTGTAATTAATTGCATTAAGCTCAGATCTCTTATTTCTTCTAacaattttgtaataaaattataagatgtAAAATCATACGATAAGATTGTTATGCACAAATATGACTAAAAGActtattttgtgtgttttctAGTTTGAAGGAGACATGTACTTGTTGAAACACACCAACCTGAAACATTCTTGTccttttatgaaataaaagataACCAATGTAGTGCAATTAGAATACATAGAGCTGAAGCATTCACAACAATTacataattaaatactaaatgtAATTTAAATGTGAATCTAAGAATGAGAGAAAAATGatctaaaaaaatgagtttttaaatGAACTTATATAAAGAAACAAACAGCTGTTGGGAGAATATAAAGCATCAAGCAAAGTCTTCATGTATGTATAATGGTCACTGGGCTAAATCTTTTGTCTCTTAATCTGTGCGGCCTTAGACGATCCGTTCGCTCCAAACTCTCCTAAGCCAACCTTTActcccaaaagtgaggattcctttagAATTCCTCTAAAgtaccaatttgtatagcggaagcaaTTGTGCCAAAAGAAACTACAAAAGAACAATAGAAAGCCACTGAAAGAATGTACAcaaaatgtttgaataaatgctcaaagaattctattacttttAAGAATTCAACTTACAAATGGATTACCTACAAATGAGGgaaggctctctatttatagttgagctcccccaaaaccgacggccAAGATCaaattacatcgacggatgagattagCCTATTCCTTGATTTTAaggatttacaagattacatcatatcaaattaaatctacATGATATGATTcccatatttactaaaaatagcttaTGTTGCCACATCTTCATTAACGGACCAATCAGACTTCAAtttgacaggcttctccaacaaTTATTGGAATCGAGCTAGTTCTCGTGACAGACTTCAATCTAACAAGCTTTACACTTTGGGCCGCGACAGAATCACATTCTCCAATTAcaataaattctaaattcaaCAATCAAACATCAATGCAAACTTCACTAGTGTTGGCTCCAGATTattacatgaaatttatttaaaacttaaaagtagGAAAAACCAAATTACATTGACGACAACAACTAACATCACAAGTAACAAAGCGAAGATCAAACTCTTTTTTTCAGTCTTAAGAGTTTTCCTACAAATGATTAGATCTAAATTGCTACATAGGCCAGTCCCACCAACGGTGTAGATAACGAGGTGCTACACAATTCCAGTGGACAATATACTTGCACTCTGACTTTAAGCATTCAAGAGCCAGATCTTCACAAGGCTTACGACATTTATCACAATTTGGGTAGTAATACATCTTCTTCGCAATGGTGAGTGGATGTGGATGATATCTTACATTTTCAATGGTCTGGAATTTGACAAATGGATATTTTCCAAGAACACAATTAACATGAGCAGAAGTATCGCATTTTGCACAATGATAAAACCAACAGTTTGGATCTCGACTTTCTTCACAGATATCGCAATAATGATGTTCTAAATAATTGTTATCATCATAATCTGTGAGTGAAAGAATATGCTCATCGCATTTGTGAAGAACTGTAATTGGAAGTGAAAAGCATCCAAGATGTAGCACAAAATTGCAAACCTTACAACGAAATGCTGCCCTTGTAGTATAACCACAAGCATTGCACTTCCCATTGTAGTCTCTGTAGTAAAAGAGGGGGTGTTCATGTTTCAAACATATTTGAGCACCAGGAGTAAGAGCAAGCACACATTGGAGGCATTTTTTTGCTTTACATCCACAACATTCATAAGCAAAGGCATTACACACATTCAGACATTCTCGACACCTAAAAACCCTGTCCGAAATAAGGGCAAGAGGTTTTTGGCACAAATGATGCCAAACATCCTTCATCTTAGGTAATTCAGCACACGCTTTATGAAGGAAGAAATCACAAAATGAACAAGAGTAAAATGGTCCCGAGATTGGCAACAAACACCCGTCACAACCATTCTCATTCTTTCCAACAACGGGACTTAACATTAGATTATGTATATGCAAGAAATGTTCTATTTTTGTAGCTTCTCCAGCATCGTTGCTCTCTAAAACAGTGATGGAACTTTCATAGGGCATCTCATCTTCATCTTCTGGTGAAACTATTGAATATGAGCGTTCATCCTCTGTCACACAATGCACATGGAATATAGCATTGCACTTTGAACAATAGTAACTACCATACTCTGTATTGACTTCATCATGGCATATCATGCAATTCAAAACTCCAAAATCTTCTATGTGATGGAAATATGTGTGAAGAAGGCGATGGTCATGCCACTTACTTTTGATAATGCGAGGCCATGAAATGCAATTTTTATGGATTATAATGTTACACGTACCACATCTATGGGCAACATGATTTCCTTCGATACCACACGCATCACAAGTGAATGGAACTTGTCTAAAAACCAAGGTAAATGGATGTTCATGATTTGTACTCTTAATAACTTGTAATGGTGATTGTGATGCGCATTCAATGTGAACAACAAACTTACAAGGAGAGCAACCATAAACAAATCCTAAAGCCTTCCGATTGGTTTCTCCGCATATCTTGCAAGAGAGCCGTTCGCTATTAAATTGTAGAGCAAGAGGATGCTTGCGATGACACACATGATTCAGTTTGAAAGGAAGCTTAGCGCATTTCTCATGTAAATTAAATCCACAGGCAGGAGAGAAGTGTGTATACTTTGCTAATGGTTCCCAGCATCCAAAGCACTCTCTAACATCTTCAAGTTCTTCATCACCATTTTCATCTTCAAGTTCTTCATGACCATTTTCAGTGGAAATCAAAGGATGTTGAAGGGCAACATGCTCAAGCTCTTTCAAATTATTCTCAGCAACATTAAATGTAAACAAAGCACATTTAATATGAAAGTCCAATTTGCAAGAGCAGTGATAAATGAATTTCTCACATGTTTTATCACAGAAATCGCAAATACACCTTGTGTAAGAAGATGGTGGCTCTTgcagaagaagaagaggatgatGAGGATGAAAAGGATGATTAAGCTCCAAAGGTGCGTCGCCACATGACTTGTGAAGATAAAACCCACAGTGCTCCACACAGCAAAAACATGGAGCAGACACCTCCTCCCCGCACCTGGAGCAATGAGTTACACCACTTTGATTGTGGATCAGCTGGTCGTGATTCAAGATAAGAAGCAGGGGATGTTGGTGGCCATAATTGTTAGACTCCTCCATTTCTCCTTCCCCAAGCaatataaataaaggaaaaagcttGATTTTGGGGGCAAAGATTGAAAGGGAAAACAAGAATACTAAGTGAAGAAAGATAAAGATTAAGTGGGAGAACATTTGATATTTAGAGGCAGTGGCAGAGGGTCGCTGATAGTAAACTATAGAGGTCAACTCAAATAGGTAGTCAATGCTTTTGTCTTATCTTCACACTTGCTTTTGAGGTTGGGTTGATTTGATATTCATGAATAAAtttatgagatttttttatcaatccttttttgttttatttcgaAATTcccttattattttattctatacaccatatgtatgtatatatataaatgtacatGTTAATCAATTTTCTTGACACTTTCCTTCACACCACTTTCATCCTTCAATTATTGTGGTGAACCAATGATGtccaaaatagtaaataagcaCAACCGGAACTTTAAAGAATTCTACCCAAATTATCATGTCAACAAATTAATGTGTAATTAACATTTAAGCATTTGATTAAAAGAGTTGACGTGCAAAAAGAAACCACTTTTGGTAGAAAGTGTGTTTTACATTGTGTGCtttcaactaaaaatatatcttttctcttttaaaagtagtttatttatttaaattttaaaaaaattgatttatttttctaaatattttttaaaatggtctttttatttaatttgtctgGTTATAATttgactttaattttaaaatctgaaaagtagataaattaaatttctaaaaataaaagtataagaattaaattttaaatttataaatagtacAATAGTGACTGTGCTTGGCATTAAATTGAGGGCCACTCGTCGTGGCCTCCATTTCTCCTTCCCCAAGCaatataaataaaggaaaagctTGATTGTAGGAGGAAAGTTTGAATGGGAAAACAAGATTACAAGTGAAGAAAGATAATGATTGAGGAAGTGGGAGAGCATTTGATATTTAGAGGCAAAGGCTCGCTTATAGTAAAGATTCCGACGGCGGCGGTGGCTAGGTctaaggaagaaagaaaaaataatctATCATTCCTTTAcaagataaatatataatttttttaacacttaCTCTAATTCatgaattcttttattaaaatagtatttaaaaaatttcaagttaatttaaatattaactatttgaactaactaataatattataaaccaACCTCAGCACTAGACTATTGAAAGCATTCCCGTAATCTCCAACGCAACAACCACATATATCCGCAAGGATACCTTCCGGCAACGACAATAATCTGGAAGATTGGTTCTCAAATGTTATTTCTTGTTTCATTTTTCACATGTGCTAACACGAACATGTTTACACTACACGCTCTTAGAAGAGaaacttgaaaagaaataattttcaaaaacaatttcTTGTGAAAGAGGCTGTTTTCATTATCTATGAACAAGAAAGGAAAACTTATAACAATAAACAGACTTATCAAAGAAAATTGTGTTTCATAGTCAAGATTGATGTCCTTTGAAATTCTCTCAAAATTGTTTAGTATGTGGGaattactttttaaaactaCTGTGTAATAATTTAGcaaaattaatttcatgttgTGATGGTAGAGACATTTCACACTGAATTTAgctaaatctaaaataaaatttaataaatcaggatctatcatgtcaaatcatgaCATCGCCACCTGCTCTGCCTGACATCGCCGCACCTACACCTgcaaaaacagaaaagaaacaccagcaagtaaaaataaagaataaaatatgtaaaaaatagcTATAAAAGCCATAGAAAGTTTGTAAAAAGGGCTTCTTCTGCcttttttttagagaaaatagattcaacaaaaaataaaaagaaataaaactttCTTCAGAGGTGATTTTTTGTTTTgctctttctttttccatttatttacttttattttttactttttttttgagttttcctttaatttcatctttcgaaatatttatataaaataacatttgttttattttaagaaaagagtatacaaatatatatacaaaaaaaaaatttgacctTCGAACTTTTCGGCCCCTGTATACGGCGACCGACGATGGCTGGCGCGGTGGCCGACAGTGGTCGACGGCGACTCCACGGCGGTCATCAGTCGGGATCCAGGTCGGAGGTAGAAGGCCTTTGAGAGAAAATAAGGGGagctttgggtttttttttttagaagtggttgaaatgttttttttttttaaatttttttggcttaaatagcctaccaaaacggcgttgttttgGACTTGGGGTTCAGAGGCcaaaaacgacatcgttttgacTTGGGTCtaggatccacgtgtttttatgcggaggggtaaattgcgcttcTAGCCCCTCcgctttttaatttttttaatcagatttttttattcttaaatttgcccttttagtttattttcgaTTTCCTATTGGAACGACGCcattttagaggagaagggaaaattaccCTTCCAACCCCTCTATATTATTCGCGCGTTCAACGTAGTCCCTCCCCTTTGATTTTATTTGCGATTCAAccccaaattttaattttttatttgatttagtccttttctttgttattttggttGCTTTCTCAttgaaattaatcaatttaatactattatcattattattattaattattattattatttactcctatctaccttttaaatttcaactcttttttttatatatatacatgcatacattttataatatatacatatacgtacacatttttttatttttatatacatatatatacatacttacatactctattatttaataaacttaaaatatatatacatatcttttTCGTATTTCTTGTAATCATATGTATACACATACatgttttttataatatatatacatgtgtatattttatatacgtacctatatatattttatattttataatatttacacatACCTACATacatgtctatatatatatttcattttcataaatatatatacatatatgtacttacatattctttatactttcaaaatatatattttgtatatattctttatattttatgattcatatatatacctacatatatatactttttatattttatgattgttatatacgtatatatgtgtgtacatacatacttacacATATTTTCATGGATAATAGCTTTAAAATATGTGTACATACATATGTTTTccatatttccataattttatacctatacatatatatattttatatttttataattttgttcatttatttatttatttacatgtccgttattattttttttatactttatactttatcttttattatttgttattgtatctgcatgattgattttttatatatatatattggtctTATTGTttgtttatcttttgtttttttgctcgtattattttacTTACGTTATCATCATTGTTATTCCATTACATCTATTTTTACTCAGattcttaaaaaaagaaaatttcgaaaataaaagcaatattcggtatttgggatcttcgagaggattgagccctaacgtattgggttccaaatttcttcgttgaatctaaataatcgagaatgctctttaaataaaaaaacataaataaaagctcattatcgggaattcgatatgTTGTaacctaacgcattggatatgacacgttgttttctcgagacgagaatttttctaaaaaaataaataaagacaatattcaatgtttagaattttgagaaattgtgccctaacgtattgggccgcaaTTTTTTCATctaacttaaacaattgaatatccttttaaaattttattgtacgAGTTTTTagacaagctcatttttgaagaggtgaaatatcatgccctaactcattgggtataacattttctctctctaaaatgagagggtcttaacgGCTAATTTGATCTATCCAAGTTTTTAATACAAGgttcgtattttaaaatctttcaaCCTTCAACATTAAGacgttaattaatcaattatgtaccaattttgggcgttacgagggtgctaacccttcctcgtacgtaaacAACTCccgaaccttttttttttaatttcgtggaccaaaaacgttgttttaataaaatcaaatcatttattgaaaACAACCGTGTTATAaagtgaaccgatcacacctcctCAAAAGAATCGATGGCgactctcattttcattttatttttaaaatccaagttgaGCCtgttttaccaaaaaaatggtgtcaacatatATGACCTATGTTGTTGATATGCTTGATGTAATTATGTGCTGATAGATTGATAAATCAGTTTTACCAagtgtacaagcaatgtttatcaagttactaggctacttagtggagttaggtatgtgtttaggtaacattttcttattttgaccAGTTGATTGCTTGGCATATGTAATGGCATTGTGCCTTCATTTAATGGTAATGAAATCTTTCAGaaaaattcttcttcttttagtCTTTATTTAAGCATTTTGTTCACAAAGCTTTGgcttaattttcttatttgttcAGTAAGACATTGAAGCTTAAAGCTTAAGTTTCTGTCAAATTCTCTAATTCTGTTTTCTTAGTTCCTACAGATATGTTCTATTACAGTGGCTTTTCCAGCATCATTCCATTCAAGAACATTGGTTATGGAGCTAACATCAGCAGATTCCTTATCTTCATTTTCTGCTATTTCATATGAATCTTTATTCTTCATTGCACACTTCACATGGAATATAACATCGCACTCTGAACAATAGTAACTACCATAGTCTGTACTGACTTCATCATTGCACATTATGCAATTCAAAACTCTAAAAAGgaaatatttgtgaaaaaggcgATGATCATGCCACTTGCTTTTGATGATGCGTGGCAATGAAGTGCACTTTTTATGGACCATAATTTTGCTTGTACAACATATGTAGGAAGCATAACTTCCTTCCACACCACATGCATCACAAATGAATGATGATCTCCTTGTAAACAAAGTGAAAGGATGTTCATGGCTTTTATCTTCAACAACAAAATCTAAAGATGCTGATACAGATTCAATGTGAACCGCAAACTTACAAGGTAAACAACCATAAACAAATCCTCTTCGCCTTGTTACTTGGCATATCTTGCTAGAGAGCCGTTGGCtattaaattgtagaacaagAGGATGCTTGGATGGCATACATGATTCAGTTTGAAAGGAAGCTCAGCGTATTTCTCATGTAAAATAAATCCAAAGTTAGGAGAAAAGTGTGTATACTTTGCTAATGGTTCCCAACATCCAAAGCACTTAGCAGCATCTTTGAGTTTTTCATCACCATTTTCAGTGGAAATCAATGGATGTTGAAGGGCAACATGCACAAGCTCTTTCAAATTATTCTCAGCAACATTAAATGTAAACAAAGCACATTTAATATGAAAGTCCAATTCGCAAGAGTGGTGATAAATGAATTTCTCACATGTTTTATCACAGAAATCGCAAACACACCTTGTGTAAGAAGATGGTGGCTCTTgcagaagaagaagaggatgatGAGGATGAAAAGGATGATTAAGCTTCAAAGGTGCGTCGGCACATACCTTGTGAAGATAAAACCCACAGTGCTCCGCACAGCAAAAACATGGAGCAGACACCTTCTCCCCACACCTGGAGCAATCAGTTAAACCACTTTGATAGTCGATCAGCTGCTCTTGGTTCAAGATAAGAAGCAGGGGATGTTGGTTCAAGATAAGAAACAGTGCTAAAAAGTCctcaaactttttttataaaaagtaattaagtctattttttttgcacttaattgagtacttaaacttttaaaatgtatcaaaaaggTCCTCAAATTTCTTCAAACAAAAGCGATTAAGCCCCTGcttttttcactcaattaggtacttgaactttcaaaatacatcaaaaagattttcaaaatttttcaaaaaaagcaattaagccgctactctttttaaaaattaaaaaaaattataaataataattttataaaattattaaattttaataaaatataaataaatttaaatttattaaaattagatttttataaaattgtaaaaaatattgtaaaattttataaaaatcataaaataatttaatgacccATAGTCTTTTTCCAATTAAAGTTATCACATATTGCAATACATtgt of Gossypium raimondii isolate GPD5lz chromosome 3, ASM2569854v1, whole genome shotgun sequence contains these proteins:
- the LOC105795573 gene encoding clathrin interactor EPSIN 2-like, translated to MPTFQPATNQNEVAPQPPSASSKTVTNFDFGNSFSANAYSAPNGANSQFLPQEMSTQNRGTAYSQTIQPGIYGQQAQSSANMYSQPTQPSANPYGQPAQPGANAYDQVGQPSSNAYSQSVQPSVNPYSQPPQPGANPYSQPARFNSGNLSRQGSLVPVSSQGAHQITNSPAVQNNNDFLSGLISEPGSKPAQTVTPTSMGALAIVPQPSKDKFELKSAVWADTLGRGLVNLNISGPKTNPLADIGVDFDALNRTISL
- the LOC105796406 gene encoding uncharacterized protein LOC105796406; protein product: MFSHLIFIFLHLVFLFSLSIFAPKIKLFPLFILLGEGEMEESNNYGHQHPLLLILNHDQLIHNQSGVTHCSRCGEEVSAPCFCCVEHCGFYLHKSCGDAPLELNHPFHPHHPLLLLQEPPSSYTRCICDFCDKTCEKFIYHCSCKLDFHIKCALFTFNVAENNLKELEHVALQHPLISTENGHEELEDENGDEELEDVRECFGCWEPLAKYTHFSPACGFNLHEKCAKLPFKLNHVCHRKHPLALQFNSERLSCKICGETNRKALGFVYGCSPCKFVVHIECASQSPLQVIKSTNHEHPFTLVFRQVPFTCDACGIEGNHVAHRCGTCNIIIHKNCISWPRIIKSKWHDHRLLHTYFHHIEDFGVLNCMICHDEVNTEYGSYYCSKCNAIFHVHCVTEDERSYSIVSPEDEDEMPYESSITVLESNDAGEATKIEHFLHIHNLMLSPVVGKNENGCDGCLLPISGPFYSCSFCDFFLHKACAELPKMKDVWHHLCQKPLALISDRVFRCRECLNVCNAFAYECCGCKAKKCLQCVLALTPGAQICLKHEHPLFYYRDYNGKCNACGYTTRAAFRCKVCNFVLHLGCFSLPITVLHKCDEHILSLTDYDDNNYLEHHYCDICEESRDPNCWFYHCAKCDTSAHVNCVLGKYPFVKFQTIENVRYHPHPLTIAKKMYYYPNCDKCRKPCEDLALECLKSECKYIVHWNCVAPRYLHRWWDWPM
- the LOC128039799 gene encoding uncharacterized protein LOC128039799 → MPSKHPLVLQFNSQRLSSKICQVTRRRGFVYGCLPCKFAVHIESVSASLDFVVEDKSHEHPFTLFTRRSSFICDACGVEGSYASYICCTSKIMVHKKCTSLPRIIKSKWHDHRLFHKYFLFRVLNCIMCNDEVSTDYGSYYCSECDVIFHVKCAMKNKDSYEIAENEDKESADVSSITNVLEWNDAGKATVIEHICRN